From a single Eretmochelys imbricata isolate rEreImb1 chromosome 13, rEreImb1.hap1, whole genome shotgun sequence genomic region:
- the LOC144273213 gene encoding olfactory receptor 6N1-like, producing the protein MADTELGNETAVKQFILLGFGDLPELTSFLFLLFLLIYIVTLAGNILIAALVVADQCLHTPMYFFLGILSCLETCYISTILPRVLASLLTGDRTISVSGCFVQYYFFGGLAATECYLLSVMSYDRYLAICKPLHYGTVMNGKFCLQLAAGSCIIAFVVVTILICLMSQLTFCGPSKIDHFFCDFTPVVQLSCSDTYLIELVAFCFASIDIFPPFLLTLTSYICIIATVVRIPSTTGKQRAFSTCSSHLIVVTTFYGTLIMVYVVPKTHTLRNLNKVFSVFYTVLTPMLNPLIYSLRNKEVKEALRKSLNRFVAFVRIW; encoded by the coding sequence ATGGCAGACACGGAACTAGGAAATGAAACGGCCGTCAAGCAATTCATCCTCCTGGGCTTTGGAGACCTCCCTGAACTGACGAGCTTTCTCTTCCTGCTCTTTCTACTGATCTACATTGTGACCCTGGCTGGAAACATCCTCATTGCAGCATTAGTTGTAGCTGATCAGTGCCTTCatacccccatgtacttcttcctggggattttgtcctgcttggagacctgctacatctccaccatcctgcccagggtgctggccagtctcctgactggggacagaaccatttctgttaGTGGTTGTTTTGTACAGTATTATTTCTTTGGTGGCCTGGCAGCTACAGAATGTTACCTCTTATCTgtgatgtcttatgatcggtatttagctaTATGTAAACCACTGCATTATGGAACTGTTATGAATGGCAAGTTTTGCCTCCAGTTAGCAGCAGGGTCTTGCATCATTGCCTTTGTGGTTGTCACCATATTAATATGTTTGATGTCACAATTAACTTTTTGTGGCCCCAGTAAAAttgaccatttcttctgtgactttACCCCAGTGGTCCAACTGTCCTGCAGTGATACCTACTTGATAGAACTTGTTGCTTTCTGTTTTGCTTCCATAGATATCTTTCCCCCATTTCTATTAACGCTGACATCCTATATCTGTATCATAGCCACTGTCGTAAGAATCCCATCCACTACTGGGAAGCAAAGGGcattttccacctgctcctctcacctgaTTGTAGTTACAACCTTCTACGGGACCCTAATCATGGTGTATGTCGTACCAAAAACACATACACTGAGAaacctgaacaaagtgttctctgtctTCTACACAGTCCTGACTCCAATGctcaaccccctcatctacagcctgagaaacaaagaggtcaAGGAGGCTTTGAGGAAATCTCTCAATCGATTTGTGGCTTTTGTGAGAATTTGGTGA